A DNA window from Engystomops pustulosus chromosome 6, aEngPut4.maternal, whole genome shotgun sequence contains the following coding sequences:
- the LOC140064460 gene encoding keratin, type I cytoskeletal 19-like isoform X2 translates to MGYRIFQPFVGARNDGEYVSYPKYRTHLSLDGGQNINKPQQRVLRNEPHYRVHHEKGAFMNTHSSSGYGRTMGTNYAVYRSHMSNFGEFNDSKKTDLLHFNEKQTMQSLNGRLASYLGNVKSLEEENVWLEKKICDWYENNQGFVFPDCSQYFNIIMDLQGQVFSVNAHNANLTQEIEDGQMTTEGYRKNYEMELVMRTKAEEELCHYYGLLENIQAESQALDLHTQYLEEEILHVKKTSQEEITCLQAQLGTRVDVEVEPAPSIDLNAALSEIRNEYETLMKRNLDDVENFFHEMISELSLEVSSGIEQIQVSSNEVTGLKLCVHTLETELRKQLSMITAHESTLAEMHEHYGSYLSHFQGLIHINESHVAEIQSTLKQLTYEYDIHMDLKTSLEKEIEAYKYLLDGHDTLAHTRYFRDVSSGIHLGK, encoded by the exons ATGGGCTACAGAATTTTCCAACCTTTCGTAGGGGCCAGGAATGATGGAGAGTATGTAAGTTATCCTAAGTACAGAACTCACCTTTCTTTAGATGGTGGCCAGAATATCAACAAACCTCAGCAAAGGGTCCTTCGAAATGAACCCCACTACAGAGTGCACCATGAAAAAGGAGCATTCATGAACACTCATTCATCTTCTGGTTATGGACGTACAATGGGAACTAATTATGCAGTATATAGGAGTCACATGAGTAATTTTGGTGAATTTAATGACTCCAAGAAAACTGATCTACTTCATTTCAATGAAAAGCAGACTATGCAGTCACTCAATGGCCGCCTGGCATCTTATCTTGGAAATGTGAAGTcactggaggaggagaatgtgtgGTTGGAGAAGAAGATCTGTGACTGGTATGAAAACAATCAAGGTTTTGTATTTCCCGATTGCAGTCAGTACTTCAATATAATTATGGATCTACAGGGACAG GTATTTTCGGTCAATGCACACAATGCCAATCTTACCCAAGAGATAGAAGATGGTCAAATGACTACTGAGGGCTATAGAAAAAA CTATGAAATGGAGCTGGTCATGAGGACTAAAGCTGAAGAGGAGTTATGCCATTACTACGGATTACTGGAAAATATACAAGCTGAGAGCCAGGCTCTGGATTTACACACTCAGTACCTAGAGGAAGAAATTCTTCACGTGAAGAAAACAAGCCAAGAG GAAATAACATGTCTTCAAGCTCAGTTGGGGACCAGAGTTGATGTGGAAGTAGAGCCAGCTCCCTCCATAGATCTAAATGCTGCCTTGTCTGAAATCCGAAATGAATATGAAACTCTTATGAAGAGAAACCTCGATGATGTTGAGAATTTTTTCCATGAAATG ATTTCTGAACTGTCCCTAGAAGTATCTTCTGGAATTGAACAAATCCAAGTATCCAGTAATGAAGTGACAGGACTAAAGCTTTGTGTGCACACACTAGAGACTGAACTAAGGAAACAGCTGAGCATG ATAACAGCCCATGAATCTACACTGGCAGAGATGCATGAACATTATGGCTCCTACCTCAGTCATTTCCAGGGCCTGATCCATATCAATGAATCTCATGTGGCTGAGATCCAGTCTACGCTGAAACAACTGACCTATGAGTATGACATCCACATGGACCTGAAAACCTCACTGGAGAAGGAAATAGAAGCATACAAATACCTCCTGGATGGACATGATACCTT agctcacacacGTTATTTCAGAGATGTCAGCAGCG
- the LOC140064460 gene encoding keratin, type I cytoskeletal 19-like isoform X1 → MGYRIFQPFVGARNDGEYVSYPKYRTHLSLDGGQNINKPQQRVLRNEPHYRVHHEKGAFMNTHSSSGYGRTMGTNYAVYRSHMSNFGEFNDSKKTDLLHFNEKQTMQSLNGRLASYLGNVKSLEEENVWLEKKICDWYENNQGFVFPDCSQYFNIIMDLQGQVFSVNAHNANLTQEIEDGQMTTEGYRKNYEMELVMRTKAEEELCHYYGLLENIQAESQALDLHTQYLEEEILHVKKTSQEEITCLQAQLGTRVDVEVEPAPSIDLNAALSEIRNEYETLMKRNLDDVENFFHEMISELSLEVSSGIEQIQVSSNEVTGLKLCVHTLETELRKQLSMITAHESTLAEMHEHYGSYLSHFQGLIHINESHVAEIQSTLKQLTYEYDIHMDLKTSLEKEIEAYKYLLDGHDTLAHTRYFRDVSSGLLSSRNPSWEMTEVTGQFCSEGDEDTSEQI, encoded by the exons ATGGGCTACAGAATTTTCCAACCTTTCGTAGGGGCCAGGAATGATGGAGAGTATGTAAGTTATCCTAAGTACAGAACTCACCTTTCTTTAGATGGTGGCCAGAATATCAACAAACCTCAGCAAAGGGTCCTTCGAAATGAACCCCACTACAGAGTGCACCATGAAAAAGGAGCATTCATGAACACTCATTCATCTTCTGGTTATGGACGTACAATGGGAACTAATTATGCAGTATATAGGAGTCACATGAGTAATTTTGGTGAATTTAATGACTCCAAGAAAACTGATCTACTTCATTTCAATGAAAAGCAGACTATGCAGTCACTCAATGGCCGCCTGGCATCTTATCTTGGAAATGTGAAGTcactggaggaggagaatgtgtgGTTGGAGAAGAAGATCTGTGACTGGTATGAAAACAATCAAGGTTTTGTATTTCCCGATTGCAGTCAGTACTTCAATATAATTATGGATCTACAGGGACAG GTATTTTCGGTCAATGCACACAATGCCAATCTTACCCAAGAGATAGAAGATGGTCAAATGACTACTGAGGGCTATAGAAAAAA CTATGAAATGGAGCTGGTCATGAGGACTAAAGCTGAAGAGGAGTTATGCCATTACTACGGATTACTGGAAAATATACAAGCTGAGAGCCAGGCTCTGGATTTACACACTCAGTACCTAGAGGAAGAAATTCTTCACGTGAAGAAAACAAGCCAAGAG GAAATAACATGTCTTCAAGCTCAGTTGGGGACCAGAGTTGATGTGGAAGTAGAGCCAGCTCCCTCCATAGATCTAAATGCTGCCTTGTCTGAAATCCGAAATGAATATGAAACTCTTATGAAGAGAAACCTCGATGATGTTGAGAATTTTTTCCATGAAATG ATTTCTGAACTGTCCCTAGAAGTATCTTCTGGAATTGAACAAATCCAAGTATCCAGTAATGAAGTGACAGGACTAAAGCTTTGTGTGCACACACTAGAGACTGAACTAAGGAAACAGCTGAGCATG ATAACAGCCCATGAATCTACACTGGCAGAGATGCATGAACATTATGGCTCCTACCTCAGTCATTTCCAGGGCCTGATCCATATCAATGAATCTCATGTGGCTGAGATCCAGTCTACGCTGAAACAACTGACCTATGAGTATGACATCCACATGGACCTGAAAACCTCACTGGAGAAGGAAATAGAAGCATACAAATACCTCCTGGATGGACATGATACCTT agctcacacacGTTATTTCAGAGATGTCAGCAGCG